The DNA window ATAAATAGACGGCCTGTTCACATGTTAATAGATTGTTTAGCCGTCGAGGTCGCAAGGTATACGAGACTCGCTGTCTACCACGGATGATACGAAGCACCAGCCCGCGCAATGTCGAAGCAACTGGTACCGAGAGCCCATATATGCCACCGTACTTCCAGGAGACGAACATTGAGCCTTCGCCTAGCTCGACGACAACAATCCCCCAAGCTTATGTCGGTGACATATCCTTTATGTCTCCTGTGACATCTCAGCATGAGCAGTTACAGTCGCAGTTGCCAGTAGCTGTGAGATCTATCCATGATAACTTCTCCAGGGCATTGATCAGAACTATTGAGGCCACATCACTTCCACCGCAGGGCAAAATTGACGGTCTCgtcgatatatatttcaAACACCTCTATCACCGTGCTCCTATCCTCGACCGAAAGGATTTTGTTGGTGGTAAATTGTCAGTCTCACTTTTGCAGAGCGTCTGTTTAATTGGAACTCTTCTCCGGCATCCCGGTATTGAGTCTACTCTTGAAGAAAGCGAGAAATATTATTGTAAAGTCAAGGCACTTTTATATATGAACCACGAAAAGGACTGGCATACCGTACTAAAGTGTCTTTGCTTATTAATTTTCAGGAATTTTACACCGCACACGGTGGTGAGTCTTGATTGCTCGTGGCACTGGATGGGAATGGCAGTGCGTCTCGCTCAGCAGATGGGCCTCCACCGTGAGTCGACCTATGCAAACCTCCAGAATCCAGGGAATGCACGACGGATAATGTGGTTTCTATTCGTAAGTTCGTTTTTCAAAGGGGTTCTATCAAGTTGCTAATATCTATCAAGGTTGAAGATAAACTTCAGACTGCTTGTTTTGGACGCCCATCCACTGTCGGAACATCAGAATTTGATTTACGGCCTCTAAAACTGACCGATTTTGATTGCGAAAACAGCCAGGCCGAGCTGTTTGTCGAATACGTGAAGCTCAATATTATTCTTGGCAGGATACTCGACAGTCATAGCCGGAAGAGTGATTTTGCATACTCAGAGGTTGGTGACAGGCCTATCAAACTTAACCAAATGGAGAGATGAAAGACAGTGCGTAAATATTGCTTGCTGACTTTTTGTTACTCCTAGGCAACATCTATCCTGCAATCATTACAAAATTGGCTTAATAACCTCCCAGCTCATCTTCAATTATATGATGAATTCGATCGCTGTCTTTTTCGGCGAGATGTTCATGAGATCCACATCAACTACCTTGTCTGTGTGATCGTGTTCTGCCGTCTCCTTAGTACCTCGATCTCACGTTCCACAGCAACCGTCGCATCCTTGGTGGCATCATCCTGCATTGCTCGCCTATATGAACAAATGTACTACCGCGACGAGATAAGCTACCTCATGCCAATGAATAATTGGTTCCTTATGGCAGGGTGTGCACCACAAATTCATCAAAATGCAGTCAGCCGCGGAAGAGACCAGCTTTGTACCGAAGAGTTGCATATTTTGACGAAAGTGCTAGAATGCATGCGCATAAAATGGCCTGGAACTGGGGCTCTCCTGGATATTCTAGCGCGATTATGCACCATCGGCTCCAACGAGGATGTTCATTACAGCCAGGATGCAAGTGGATCTCAGGAAACAGAGCGTATAAGTGGATTATGGACAATTGGTGCGTCAGGTTCCGAGGTTTTGAAGGGATTATTTCCATTCCCAAATACGCTCAGCCCTCGCCTTGTTTTGATTGACGAAGAAAGTGAGGAAATTGATGCTCAGCCAGCGCCCGAAAAGTCCTGGGacctgggagatgatgacTTGAACTGGATTTTCAACCAGTATCAGCGGGCGTTTTAGTTTTGAATACACAATCCAGCTGGTGTTTTAGCAGAGCTCTACTTGATTGAGCATTTAAAACAGTGGCCCTGGCCTCCAATAATACACACACAGATTCTTGGTGACAGATCTGCACTGAAAGTGCGCTCGCCACTTTTCCATGTTGAGAAAAGGATTCAGAGAGGATATACCCATCCTGTACATCCGACACTCAATGTCAAGTTATTTATTATTATGTTTTAGTCGAGTAGAGATCTACACACCAGGCGAGAGCGAGCGATATAAAAGATTTGAGCGGCGTgtgtcgaggacgaggcgatAAGTAGCCATTGCCAGACGAAAGGAGCTCTAAACCAGAACGATTCCAATGTCTTAAGGATTCGACGCTCAATTACACGATCTCCAATCAATCCAGATTCTCGAACTAAAGTGCATGTCGCACCAGCCCTGAATTATTCCATTATTAACAACTCTTCCTGAACTTGGGCAATGCCTTTCTGCAGTCACTAAGCCCACTCAGAGCTCCCGCGTGACAAGCTGACGCGGAGCCAGGGTGGCCTCGGCCAGTGAGTGATTAACAGAATTCGCGGCCACTCCAGCCTAGACACGCTTGTTCCGTCTTGAAAGCTGGTTACTGGAACTCTGAAAGATGATTATGGAAGCAGTGGGTTgtctgaagaagaaagtTGTGAAGCTATTCTGGGCTATCTAAAACGGCTCTCACGAGGGAGTGTTGCATGTCAACCATGCGATCTCAACACTCCGAAGCTCGACGATCGTCTCTGATACCCACCTCTGTTTTGGTCCTTGAGGTAACCGCACATGGATTTCCCTGGTGGCGGCTAGCCTGAACTTTCCACTTCGGCACAGCCGAGGTTTTTTGCCGAGATTAATGATAGAGATAAAAGCAACgttcttgtttctttcaCCTTGCCACGTACTCCCCCTTGCGCTACACTGTCCGTCATGGCTCCCTTCTTCGCGCTGGGTTTTGCTGCCGCAGCGCTCCTACTGTATATTATTCGCCTGCTATTTGTCTCGTGGCAGCagctgctcaaggccaagagCTTGGGCTGTGGTGCCTTGCCGCTCTACCCATGTAAAGACCCGTTGGGAATCGGCAACCTCAAGGAGTCGATCGCCGCCGACCGCGAGAACACTCTCCCAGAGCTGTCTATGAACCGTGTGACGGTCATTAGCGAACAGGAACATCGTTATGTCACGACCTTCATCTTACGCAATCTCGGCCGCAATAATATCTTTACCATCGATCCGAAGAACATTCAGGCGCTGCTAGCGACTCAGTTCAAGGATTTCGAACTTGGATCAGCTCGACGCACTAGCCTACACCCGCTGCTAGGCACAGGAATAGTAGGCCTGTTGCTTTCTGAAGCTGAAGCGACATATAGCTGACAAGGCCAATAGTTCACGGCTGACGGAGAGGAATGGTCGCGGTCCCGTTCGTTGCTACGCCCACAGTTTACCCGCGAGCAGATCAGCCAGCTAGTTCTAGAGGAAGACCATGTTCAAAAGGCGATGGAGGCATTACACGTGGCGGCGAATGGGTGGACTGCAAGCACCGATATCCAGACGATCTTCTTCCGACTAACCATCGACTCCGCTACTGAGTTTCTATTTGGCGAAAGCATAGAGAGCCAGATGGGTGCATTCTACTGCCTGAACCGACCCGAAGATAAATTCGCTTCATTCTTCGACCGCTCTCAGTGGGTTGCTGCGCAGCGGGGACGTTTCGAGAAGCTCTCCTGGATTGTTAATAATAAGGAAACCCGTTATTCGGACAAGCAAGTACATGATTTTGTGGACAAATTTGTTAACAGTGCTCTGGCTACCGCTAAGACTACTATTGAGAAGGCCcccgtggacgaggagaagccTACGAAATACGTCTTCCTAGATGCACTAGTTTCTATGACACATGACCCGATCGAGCTTCGCTCACAACTCCTAAACATTCTCCTAGCTGGCCGTGATACTACCGCTTCCCTACTTAGCTGGACCATCCTAATGCTAGTGCGCCACCCGAAAGTATTCCGCAAACTACGCGAAACGATCATCTCAGACTTTGGTACCTACTCTACGCCTATCAACATCACATTCGCCACCCTAAAATCATGTCAGTACCTACAGTATTGTATGAACGAAACCTTGCGTATGTACCCTGTCGTTCCCTTCAACCGGCGTTCTGCCACTCGCGACACCTCCCTCCcgcgcggcggtggcccagACGGTCTTTCTCCTATCTTCATCCGAAAGGGCCAACACATCCTCTATAGCACACATGTCATGCACCGCCGCAAGGATCTTTGGGGCCCCGATGCCGACGAGTTTAAGCCCGAGCGCTGGGCCAACCGTAAGGCCGGCTGGGAGTACATCCCTTTCAACGGCGGGCCGCGCATCTGTATTGGTCAGCAGTTCGCGCTTACGGAGGCGGGCTACGTCCTTGTGCGTCTGTTACAGCGATTCGATCAGATCGAGGATGTCAATCCAGACCGGCAGATCCGCTGCGGATTGACGCTGACAAGCTCCCCAGCAGAGGCAGTGACGGTCCGCCTGCACGAGGCAACAGATGCTTCGACAGGAAAGTAAAATGGGAATGGAGACTAGCCTGTTTCCTGGTCTGTCTGACTGGCTCTGTCTTTCGAGTTGAGCTTTCCGCTCTTGAATTACATTTTTCACATGTATCGATGGAAATGAACGCCTGGTAGCCTAATTCTATAACATCCCTGTCGACTTAGCTTCGACTTTATAGGAGTATCTAGTGCAAGATAGATTATGCCTAGGTTTTCAAAAGTCGAGTTGTTGAGCCACGATAACCTTGTCGTATCGATACTTAGTTTGAAGTAATCCTTCATTGAACGGTACCTGTTAAAACAATAATTCGAGTCTATATTTTTAATTTTCGTTCGGCCGTCAAGTACTTCAAAATTATCACTAAAATTTACACCGGAGAACAACTTGAATTTTTCTCGTCGTTACTGTGCAGTAGCAGGCTTGACTTTAAAGAGTATAGTAAAACCCCGCCAATCCTTCAATTTGCAATATGCCTCGCTTTGCTTTTTTGTTCGCTTTGTGCATATGGAAGGTGAGTATTCCGGTGAGTACTAAAATAATGGCATTGCATCTGGCAAAATGGACTCATTAGCTCAGG is part of the Penicillium psychrofluorescens genome assembly, chromosome: 4 genome and encodes:
- a CDS encoding uncharacterized protein (ID:PFLUO_006133-T1.cds;~source:funannotate), which produces MAPFFALGFAAAALLLYIIRLLFVSWQQLLKAKSLGCGALPLYPCKDPLGIGNLKESIAADRENTLPELSMNRVTVISEQEHRYVTTFILRNLGRNNIFTIDPKNIQALLATQFKDFELGSARRTSLHPLLGTGIFTADGEEWSRSRSLLRPQFTREQISQLVLEEDHVQKAMEALHVAANGWTASTDIQTIFFRLTIDSATEFLFGESIESQMGAFYCLNRPEDKFASFFDRSQWVAAQRGRFEKLSWIVNNKETRYSDKQVHDFVDKFVNSALATAKTTIEKAPVDEEKPTKYVFLDALVSMTHDPIELRSQLLNILLAGRDTTASLLSWTILMLVRHPKVFRKLRETIISDFGTYSTPINITFATLKSCQYLQYCMNETLRMYPVVPFNRRSATRDTSLPRGGGPDGLSPIFIRKGQHILYSTHVMHRRKDLWGPDADEFKPERWANRKAGWEYIPFNGGPRICIGQQFALTEAGYVLVRLLQRFDQIEDVNPDRQIRCGLTLTSSPAEAVTVRLHEATDASTGK